GCTATGTTTACTATGGCCTTTAATTTTGTCACTGAATAGCTGACAAACTCATACAGTAAAACTGCAACGATATGGTGATAATAGCCAGCAAGTGTTGAGAATTAGGGGATAGACTGTGTTCAAAACTGTGATGACTGTGACGTTGAGTTGCTTACTAGTTGCCTGTGCGGGAATGAACCCAAATGTGGGTGAAACGACCACCGATAGAGCGTGGAATGTCGGTGATTTTTCGACCGCTTATACCACAGCCAAACCGTATGCAGAACAGGGACAACCGTGGGCACAACTCAGGTTAGGTATCTTTTATGCCAATGGCTGGGGCGTTGAAAAAGATGCTTCTCAAGCCGTTGCATGGTACCAAAAAGCATCAGTGCAAATGGCTGAGGGGGATTGGGCCGAAGGAAAAACGGTCGGAGCGACCGGTAAAACGGGCTACTTCAATCAAAATAGCGATGCTTTGATTGCTAAGTTCAACTTAGCTGAGATGTACTTTCGCGGTGAAGGTGTCGCAAAAGATCTAGACAAGTCCTTATCGTTGGTTGAAGAAGTGATCGCTCAGTCTAATGGCAAACCAGTGTTTTTCTGTTGCGAGTTCTCCGAGCCAAGATATTTTAATCCCCCCCAGTTTGAAGCGTTAAAAGCCAAGATATTGGCTCAGAAGTCAGCACTTCAATAATACTTAGTCATTTCAAGGTGCTTGGTTCAGCGAGAGTTGTTTTGTTTGCACACAAAACAACGCGCCTGTTGTGTGCAAGTCACTGAGTATATAAGCACCTCTTCATTTACTGATATTAAATAAGCAATTTTATACGTGTTATATCATTGCTGGAAAAGTGTGGCTGTTATTTGGTGTGTTAGATTGATTGGCGGTATTGCTGATTAAATTTTTAATGTTTTTTGCTAATTATAATTTAATTTTTTGGATGAATTTAAATGCGTAAGGTTTTGTTTTCTATTTTGGTGAGTTTGATTTTATTTGGTTGTGGTTCTCTACGATTCACAACCGTAAAATTAGTGGAAGCTGATCAGTTTACTTTGTGCGATATGGCTTATAACTCGCAAGAAGCTTCAACGCAAAGAGATGCGCGACTTGAACTAGAAATGCGAGGCAGAGACTGGCAGGCATCAACCTGCCAATACAATGCTATGAATGAAAAGAATCGCCGTGAGCAGAGCAACGCTCCTGTACCTATGATGATACATGATCCGGTTTGGGATGAGCGAGCAAAAGCATACGAAAAAAATAAAAGTGGCACGGTGTCAATTAATAGTCCCCAAAAAGCTAACGATGAAATCGAAATAGATAGCGACAAAATTAAGCAATGGCTAGGGCTGTAATTATGAAAAAAATTATTTTAATTAGTGCAAGTTTACTGGTGTTAATAGCTTGCGCAAGCAATGACTACACGATGAAATATAAATCGGAATGTTCATTTGATATGGAGGGAGACCAGCCGCTTACTTTTTATGTGAACGGTAATATTGCCACATTAAGTGGTGTTGTTTGTGATGGTTCACCGGATGCGTTTACCAACATGATGGATGAAAACCCTAATATTACCGACTTACTATTTAAGAGTATTGATGGTTCTGCTGATGACGAGGCGAATATTGAACTCGCATACATGGTACGTGAAGCTAAGCTTAACTCGCAAATTCGTCACAATGGACACATTGCCTCCGGGGGAACAGATTTATTTTTAGCGGGGGTGAAACGTTCCGTAGAAGAGGGGGCGAAAATAGGCGTACATAGCTGGGCTGGAAGTGATGGTATGCAAGGCGATGAGCTGCCAAGAAACCACAGTGAGCATCAGCGCTACCTAAACTATTACCGTGCAATGGGGATTGATACCGAGTTCTACTGGTACACATTGCGTGTCGCACCAGCCTCAGGGATGCACTATATGAGCATGTCTGAACTGCGTCAGTATGGATTTATAACCCACTAACTGCGTTTATAGTGGTTGGTTTTTGCTTACCACTATCGAGAGCATAGCTCTTATTCTGCATAAGGAATCATCGTTGTGAGAGTTTTACTGTTTTTGTGTCTTCTGGCTTCCAACTCTTGGGCTAGCGTAGAGAGTGTTAGTAATGGCAGTTTGACATTGAACCTTCATTTCCAAGAATTTGGACGTTTCGATAAGCAACGATATATCGATGCAGCAAACCAATGGTTGAGTATTGTTAAATCGGTAGAGGGAAAGCCCCATCATTCGATAGACGTAGATATCTATGTCACTAGTGATATCAACCATGATGGTGAGGCGGGTGTGTTGGAAACAGAAGTTGTTGGCGGAGTAGAGATCCCGATTCATGGAGAGATGGTATTGCATTCACGTACGCACAATAGTGAGTTCGATTATGAGAATGCTTACACCACGGTTGTTCACGAGTTAGGACATGTGTTGGGTGTCGGTCAAACAACAGAAAAGTACATTCAGCGAGTTGATGCACTTAATGGCCCTGCTTTTTGCAAAGAAAACAGTAAGGCGCTTGCGTGGTATAACAAACTCTACCAAAGGAATTATCCTTGCTTGCGCTTTGCGGAGTCGGGGCACCTCTATGACTTCGTGCTTGCTGATGATCCTGAGCGTGACAACGACCGCCAAGGGAGAGAAATTCCCCCGATGACTAACGAGGTGATGGCGAACGGCTTAGAAATCGGCATTATCACCACCGCATTGTTGGATGATATTGGATACGTGGTGGAGTATTAACGATGAAACGCTTGATTCCGATACTTATTTTTAGCGGTTCGGTTCATTCGATAGAGATGCTCTGTGAGAACAACTACCAGCTTCAGTTTGATATCCCTGAGTTGCCTGCTGAGCCAAGCAGTGGCTTTCATGGCACCATTTCGGTGGGTGGCAGAGTGGCACAGGAGCTGATTTTTACCACCAATGAACTCGGCAGCACGTATCGTTTTAAGGCACTGCCTAGCGCAGCAGTCGTTGAGCAGTTAAAGCAAGGCGGAACAGGCGTAATTGAGTTTGAAGAGACATTGAATTACTTCAGCTGGAAAACTTATCGAACCCAGTTTCCAATTGAATGCAGCGACATAAAACGTAGTCAATAACGTGTTTGTGCGTGCCTAATATCCGTTAAATTACCAAGGAGAGCTTCGTGAAGACGCTAATCATAGTCAGTATTCTCTGTACACTGGCGGGTTGCGCGGGTAACCGCAATGAGCCGAGGGATATTCCAGACCCAGATACGACGTCGGCAACTGACGATCTCGGTGGGGTGATTGGATGTGCGATTGTTATCGCTACAGACTCACCAAGAGGGGATTGCTAGCAAATCTGGTATTTCCTGCTTTGAGTAATACCCCCATTTAAGCTCGCAATGGGGGTATTAGTCACTAATCTTCTTTTTCTGCGACATATTCTAGAATGTCGCCTGGTTGGCATTGTAAGTGATTGCAAATGCTTTCTAATGTTGAGAGTTTGACGGCTTTTGCTCGACCATTCTTTAATACCGACAGGTTTTGCTCTGTGATACCGATACGTGCTGCCAGCTCGTTAGAGCGCATCTTACGTTTCGCGAGCATCACATCTAAATTGATAATAATTGGCATAGGTATTCCTGCTAAATGGTTAGTGCTTGCTCTTCGTGTAACCCTTTAGCTTCACTCATTACTTTGGCAATAAGGCGAATAATAACAGCAGTTACTAGCAACATTAAATCCCCATCAGAGACATCAAAGAAAAAGCTCATTTCTTCGGCTTGAAAAGTTAGAGCTGGTCCCATTAGAAGCCCGTCAAAAATACTAGCTAGAACGAATAATATAAGTAGGTTAGCTGTCTGTTTGAAGCATTTAACGTTTTCCAGAGTGAAGATCATTCCATCGCGATATAGGCGAAATAGCTGAATTAATTGCCACAGCATTAGCGAGGCGATAAGCACCGTTATGTTTGATACGGCAAAGCCCAAAATAGCAGACGTTGTAGTTAGAGGTAGTGGAATGTCATGGTTGAATTGCGCGACGAAATTTCCGGAGCCATCTGAAAAAGCGGTGTTAAACCAAAGAAAAGCGTTAAAGATAGGGTTGATTATCAACGCCACCCATAAGCAAATGAGTAAGCGTTGACTAAGTGTACGTATTCCATCGAGGTTGTTCATTGTTGATCTCCAGATTTGCAGTTATCTATCGTTGATGGTCAGATATTATGCGAGAGTTAAATGTAGATCAATAATTATTTATCGTAAAACGATAAATAATTGCCGTTTATTATTATGAAGTAATGGGTCAGTGATAGGTTCTCTTGACAAACACCATAGCGATGCCACCGAGGATAATGCTACTTATCAGACCATCGCGGAAGGTTAGTGACTCATTGAGTAGTAGTGATCCTAACGCCAAGGCAATCGCTGGCACAGAGAGCTGGCTAACGGCGGCTTGCAGCAAGCTTATCTTTGACATCACGTGATACCACAGCAGATATCCCAATGCTGAAGTGACTGCGCCCGATAGGACGGCAAGTATGACTCCGGTAAAATCGGAAGTAGTAAACTCAGTCAGAGGCAGTAAAAGTAAGCCAATAAAAGCAGCGGCAATAAACCCCCATGTTGTACCGATTGTTGCTGTTGGGGCTCGTTTACCAAGCGCGGTAAAAATCGCCCAAGCAATACCGGCGCCAACCATCATCAGGGCAGAAAGTAGGTCTGGTTGGCTTGCCGAGGGCAGCATTAAGCAAACAAATCCTGCCAGCGAGATGGCCATGCCTAATACCTCAAAGCGATTAAAGCTATGTTCTTGGTACCAATGCAGCAGCAATAAAGACAATTGCACTGCCCCAAACAAAAGTAGCGCACCGCTGCCAGCGGTCAGCTCAAGATAAGCAAACGAGAACAGCGCCGCGTAAATAAATAAGCTGAGTCCGGCATAGAGGGAGAAACGCAACGATACGGACTCGGAGCCAAACTGCCAGTGGTTTTTCCAAACCATGATAAGTGCCAACGTGATAGCCCCAGACCATAAACGCAACAAGGTGAAACTGGCGGGGTCAATCAACCCCTCTGCTAAAGCTAGCCGACACAAAATTGAATTTGCAGCAAAGGCAAGCATGGTTAGTGCAATGGTGGGCAAGTGAGACATTCGCTGTCCAAATCGTCTGTATGGGTATGCTGGAGTGTAGCAGTAATCGTCGATGCTAATTAGTTGATAGGATGATTACTTATTCTCAATTTGGTCGAGTGATAATCCCAAACGAGTGTTCGAGTTGCTAGAGAATAAAATGCCGAGTAATAGAAATACCAGATAACAAAAAAGCTGTCCGAGGACAGCTTTTGATAACGCGATAAGTGTTTAGTCGAAATGAGTGGCAAACTGTTTGGCTGAGTAGGCGACACGTTCTTCAGGTGTCGGGTAACGAGCCGGTGTGCCAAGGCTTTCGATATGGCGAAGTCGCGGTAACAAGCCCGCACCATTGGCGATTTGAATCGCCAAGCCTGGTCGAGCATTAAGCTCAAGTACCATTGGGCCTTCTTCTTTATCCAGCACCATATCGGTGCCCATGTAACCTAGCCCTGTCATTTCCCAAGCACTAGACGCGAGCACCAGCAGCTTTTCCCAGTGGGGGACTTGCAGTGTCATTAAGTCTTTGCCGGTATCGGGATGATGACTTATCGGGCGGTCAAACTGCACCGCACGGATCGCGCGACCCGTCGCGATATCTAAGCCGACCCCAACCGCACCTTGGTGTAAGTTTGCTTTACCATCGGATGCAGCGGTAGAACAACGCATCATTGCCATCACAGGGTAACCTTTAAACACGATGATACGCACATCGGGCACACCTTCATAACTGAAGCCGTCGAAACAGTTATCAAACTTTATCAGGTTCTCAACTACCGCGACGTCGTTTTTACCACCAAGCGAGAACAGACCTGCTAACGCATTACTGATGTGGCGTTCAACATCTTCTTTATTGATGCTCGAACCGGATGGTTTGGTGTAACTGCCATCTTTGTGCGATGTGATGACTAAAATACCTTTACCACCACTGCCTTGAGCGGGTTTGATAACAAACCCTGGCCAATCTTTCACCATTTCGTGAATCTTAGGCACATCGGCTTGGTTGCTGATCACACCGATCAGTTTAGGTACCGTGGCCCCCGCAGCTTCTGCGATAATCTTAGTTTTGAGCTTATCATCAACCAACGGGTACTTAGAGCGATCATTGTATCGACCAATGTAACTGTGGTTACGTTGGTTCATGCCCATAATGCCTTTGTGCTTTAGCTTAAAAGGCGAGGTGTAGCGTTCTCTAAGTCGAGATAGAAACATGGCTTACTCCCCATCAACTAATGGCTTAAAGCGACGCAACTCTGTCAAACGGTAACCAGTGTATGTACCAAGCAGCAAGATACAAGCCAGTACAACGAGCTGCAAACCAATAAAGTTAAAGGTTAGGTGCTGAACGTAAGAGTTCGTCATTGCGAGATAAACCAGTACCGACGTCATCAATGAGCCACCGCCTTGCATCACAACTTCTTTCGGGCCTTCCTCTTCCCATAGAATCGACATGCGTTCGATAGTCCAAGACAAGATGATCATTGGGAAGAAAGTAATCGACAGACCTTCGGTCAAACCAATCTTAAACGCCACTACCGTGAAGACCGAAATGATCATGATCACTGTGATGATCACCGCAGAGATACGGGCGACTAACAGCAAGTTGAGTCGGGACAGATAACTTCGTATGACAAGACCCGTACCGACAATCAGCAGGAAGCCTACGATACCAGTCAACAGCTGAGTCTGGACAAACGCAACCGCGATCAGCACTGGCATAAATGTACCGGATGTTTTTAAACCGATGATGACGCGTAAGAACACCACGATAAGCGCACCAATCGGGATCAGCATAATCGTCTTAAACATCGCTTGCTCTTCAAGCGGTAAACTATGAATAGACAAGTTAAGCAGGGCGTCAGCTTCGACTTTATCTCGGGTCGCCTGTTGAGGTGATACTTCTTGTGCAATCATAGAGAAGTGCACTTGACTGTTTTCACCACCCACTAAATCGAGTAGCGAGATGTTCGATTCATCCCACACAAGGATATTTGGAGAAATCGCTTGGTCAGCGGTTTTAGGGTTAAATAACTGCCAGTTGCTGCCATCCCAAACTTGGTTCATTGGTTCGATAGTTTGGCGACGACGGCCATCTTCTAACTCAACCACGCCAGCAATCTTACTTGGGATTTTGTTGTAGGCGAGGATCTTATCTACCGCCTCAACGCGTGACATGTTATTGAGGATCAATGCTGCGTTTTGGCTATCACCATCGTTCAGTTGCTTAATTAGCTCACGAGTAAAAGTGATGTCATCAGCAGAGCGTTTGTTGGCACGCTCAGTTAACGCAATGACTGCCGCTTCGGTAGGGCCATCAAAAGTTGGTGCGCTTATTTCAGGATTAGGCGGAATAGGTGACACCTTGGCTTGAGGGTCAACTAAAAACTGGACTTTATAGTAGATGGTTTGCGCACCAGAGGCATGGCGAATAGACCATTCAGCACGACGACCTTGCTCATTGTTGGCATAGGCGACACCATAGCCAGCAGATGAAGAGTTTTCACTAATCTTAGTAAACCCAGTTTGAGTATCAGGCACCGCCAGCGATGCTTTGACCGACTTACCATCCGCATCAAACTGCACTCGTGCTTCGATGTCCCAAACTTGTCGAGTTTCACCGGGTGTCCACGGCACACCGTAGCTTTGGTGGCGGAAAATACTAAGGGCAGCACCTACACCTATTAGTAGGGCAACAAAGATATATAAAGGAACCTTGGAAGTCATAATAAGCCTTATTGGTTTTATTCTGCTTCAGACTGAACGTATTTCTTACTCACGTCTACAACGGCGATGTCCTGAATAAATTCACGACCTAAGAGTACAGGATGACTCATTTGCGAGCGGTCTGCCAACGTAAACTGTGCTTTTTCATGGATTTTGCCAACTTTAACCCAAAGTTCAACCACTGCACGTCGCTCTACTTCTGAATTCGTCGATTGGCGAATTTTCACGAACTTGACGATAGGCGCTTCGATCCAATTGTTGTCATCTGATGGTGTATTTTCATCAGAAAGATGGAAGCGAACCCACTTCTTACCATTGCGCTCAAATTCTTCAATATCGACCGCGTTAAGAGAAGAGGTCGCAGCCCCCGTATCAACACGTGCATCAAAGGTTTGTTTGATTGAGTCAATAGTTACTCGCTCGATTGCACCGAGTACAACGCCATGTGTCGGGGTAGGTGGGGTTGGAGTTGCAACTGGCGCCACGTAGTTTTGCTGTTGCGCTGAGATTTTCGCCAGCGTAATAGTCTGCATATCAATGGTTTTGTCTTGCAGACGTTGGATTTCTTTCTCAAGGCTTTGAATATATTCTGCCTGTTGTTCTACTTGGCTACCGAGCGTCGTGATCTGAGCGTTCAGATTGGTTTCCACCGCTTGGATGGCTGACAGTGTCTGCTGATGGTTTTGAGTGCTATTTGTTAGGGTGCAGCCAGATAGCAAAGTAAGAGCTACCAAAGGTGTTAATCGGATGAACATTAAAATGCCTACGTTTCTTATTTGTTTTCTATCGTTTGAATTCTTGCGCGCAGAACCAAGCGATAATGGTATGAGTTAATTAACGTTTTTAATTTTAGACCAAGGTATACAAAACCTCATAGCAGAACTTCAAAAAGTTGTGGCAAGTGCAGAAGGAATAACCTAAGTCTTTCTCCTCAAATGATAAAAAGCGGAGTAAAAGTATTGATTGACCCATCAATAGTCCACTTAAGGCTTTTTGAGGCATAAAAAAACGAGGATGCCAAAAACATCCTCGCTAGGTTACTGATATGAAAATCAAATTGAGTTAAATCCATGTCAATAATTGATATTACTGAGTTGGATTTATTTGAATGACTTATGGTTTAGTTGCAACCAATACAGCTCGACGTGGCGCTGGGTGACCTTCAACCGTTTTACTTGGATCATTGGCATCTAAGTAGTCAGGCAGTGAGTTGTGCGTCATCCAATCGGTGGTGCGTTGCTCATCGGTTGAGGTGATGTTTTCATCCACAATGCGAACATCAACAAAGCCGACTTGCTCTAACCATACTTTCAAAGCCTTGGCCGATGGGAAGAAGTAGACGTTACGCATTTGTGCGTAGCGATCCACAGGCACTAATACAGAAGTCTCATCACCTTCGATGACTAGAGTTTCAAGCACAAGTTCACCACCAGACACTAACTGATCTTTAAGTTGGATCAGGTGATCCAGTGGTGAGCGGCGATGGTAAAGCACACCCATGCTAAATACGGTGTCGAAGGCTTCCAGTTTTGGCAGTTGTTCAATGCCTAACGGCAGTAAGTGAGCGCGTTGATCGTCGCCCATCATTTTACGAATCGCTTCAAACTGAATTAGGAATAGGTGCGATGGGTCGATACCGACAGTAAGACGAGCGCCCTCGCCAAGCATGCGCCACATGTGGTAGCCGTTGCCGCAACCCACATCCAACACGCTACGGTTTTTCAGTGGCGAGATATGTGGAAGAACGCGATCCCATTTCCAATCACTGCGCCACTCGGTGTCAATGTGGATACCGTGTACGTGGTAAGGACCTTTGCGCCATGGGTGGAACGTACGCAGCAAGTTCTCAAGCTTTTTCAACTCACCGGTGTGCATTGGCTCGTTGTTCGAGATAGTCACTGACTCTTTGATATCGATGTTATCTGGCGTGCCAGCCGGAATTTTATTGAGCGCACGTAGCCAGCGATCAAAGTCACCGTGCTCTGCGTTTTGCCAGTCGGTCAGTTGCTGTGGCAATACATTTAGCCATGGCTGCAGACGCGTATCTTGGGCGATAAGTTGGTAGAAATTGGCAAAATTAAACATAGTTCGTGAATCGCTGAATAGTGTGAATCAAATAAAGTTTGTCATTCCCTACGGTGAGGGACGAACGTGATAGGGAATCTTGTTTCACCGTATCATTGTGGGGTGAGATCCCCAACTCGCTCGTTCCTCGCTCTTGAGGATGACGATTTTTACTATCCTCGCTCTTGAGGATAACAATATTAAGTCATACTGCCGCTTTTGAGAGCCGCAATATTTAGTTATACCACTGCTCTTGAGCGCCGCAATATTAAGTCATACCGCCGCTCTTAAGAGCCGCTATATTAAATCATGTCGCTCGCTATTTAATCGCGAACATTGAACCAAAGTTAAAGCACTGGAACCATACATCGAAGCTGCTAAACCCAATTTTGGCAAAGCGCTCTTTGTGCTCTCGTTTTGAGTCTGGACGCATTACGTTTTCAATTGCACTGCGTTTTTGGCTGATTTCTAACTCGCTGTAGCCGTTAGCGCGCTTAAAGTCGTGGTGCAGATCAATCAGCAGTTCATTAGCAATCGCATCTTCAAATACGTACTTTTCAGACAGAATCAAAATGCCACCAGGTCGAAGCCCCGCATAGATCTTTTCTAATAGTGTGTAGCGATCCGCTGGTGATAAAAATTGCAACGTAAAGTTCAATACCACCACAGATGCATCGACAATCTCGATGTTACGAATGTCAGCTTCAACAACGTCAACTGGTGTGTCACTGCGGTAAGCATTAACGTGAAGCTTACAGCGTTCCACCATCGCAGAGGAGTTATCGACAGCGATAATTTTGCAGCCTTCTTGTTGGATATGGCGACGCATCGACAGTGTCGCCGCTCCTAGAGAGCAACCAAGGTCATAGACATTGCTGTGGGGTTTGACAAAGCGTTCTGCCAACATGCCTATGGCGGAGATAATGTTGCTATAGCCCGGGACAGAGCGTTGAATCATATCGGGAAAGACTTCCGCGACACGTTCATCAAACGTGAAGTCACCAATTTTGTCGATTGGCGCCGAAAAAATGGTATCAGGGTTGCTCTTTGGGTTCATCGTTCTATCTCTTGCTACTTACAGCCAGCACTAAAAGGGCGCGTATTTTATGAAAATTTCGCGCCCATGTCATGTGTTGCGTCAAGCCAATCAATAACGCCAGTTAAAACATACTGATTTGCGACTGCCCATCTATCGCAGGGAAAAGGGCGAGTGGCGAGAGTGCTACCTTGTCTGCTAGCGCTTTATAGAGTTGGAGTGCTAACTCTGGAGCCAAGGCATTATCAGGGGTGTGAATCATTAAATAAGGCTGTTTTCCTTGGTTTATCCACTCAGGCAGCTTAGTTAACCAAGGTTTAAAAAAAGAGAGGTTCGCATCGAGCTCTGGATGGCCGATAAAACGGATCATAGGGTGGTTAGCCGTTGAGATTGCGTGTACGGGGACGCGTGGTTTTTTCTGCTGGGCATCAATGATCACTTCATTGTTTGGCTCAGCGGCAAACACCGGTCGACTGTCCATAATAATGCGATCAATTCCCGCTTCGATAAGCCAATGGTTGAAGCGTTTTTCATCCTCATTTTTGGCAAAGTAACCAAGATGACGTACCTCAATGCCTAGTGGAAAATTTGGTGGAAACAGAGCGCAAAATTTTTGCAGTGTCGGCAGGTCAGCGGGTGTAAACGCTGCGGGCAATTGAATCGTCCATTGACCGATTCGTTCATGTAATGGGGCCATCACATGCATAAATTCCTTTAACTGGGCTTGGCAACCTTTGAGCATTTGCTGATGGGTAATGGCCTTGGGTAGTTTAAAAGTAAAGCGAAAGTTATCATGACTAGCCGCATACCAGTTACGTACTGTGATGAGATTCGGTGTGGCGTAAAAGGTCGTATTGCCTTCCACGGTATGAAAGACACTGGCGTATTTTTCCAACCTCTCAGCGGGCTTAGTGCCACTGCCGTAGAAGCTTTGTTGCCACTGATTATGTGACCACATGGTTAAACCAAGTCGAAGGGGTAGGTCAGTCATCTTGATTCTGTTTAATTTCCTTGTTTCGCCGCGACAATCAAATTGCTAAAAATTCCTAGTTAAAGCGGGTTTAACAATCCTCGCTCAAGCTTATATCTTACGCTATAATCGCTGCCAATTTTTACTATTGATGGGCTTTTACCCTTTTGCTGGTTTAAAAAGCATCAATAGAGAGTAAATCGCAATAAATTGTATGCTGAATGGTCGATTTTGTGCGGCTTTCAGCGTATAAATGGAACTTTGGTCTGCTAATATTTTTCCTCTTAGCAGACAGTATTATCAATATTTAGAGAGATTGGGAATTTCATTATGCGTACCCATTACTGTGGTCACCTGAACAAGTCCCTTGCAGGACAAACTGTAGAACTATGCGGCTGGGTTAATCGCCGTCGTGATTTAGGCGGTCTTATTTTTATCGATATGCGAGATCGTGAAGGCGTTGTTCAGGTAGTTGTCGATCCAGATATGGCGGATGCTTACAAAGTAGCAGAGCAACTACGTAATGAATTCTGTATCAAACTAACTGGTGAAGTTCGCGCACGTCCTGACAGCCAAGTAAATGCTGGCATGGCGACTGGTGAAGTTGAGATTCTGGCTACAGGTCTTGAAATCATTAACCGCAGCGACGTTCTACCTCTAGACTTCAACCAAAAGAACTCTGAAGAACAACGTCTAAAATACCGTTACCTAGATCTTCGTCGCCCAGAAATGAGTGATCGCATCAAA
This is a stretch of genomic DNA from Vibrio panuliri. It encodes these proteins:
- a CDS encoding tetratricopeptide repeat protein, with the translated sequence MFKTVMTVTLSCLLVACAGMNPNVGETTTDRAWNVGDFSTAYTTAKPYAEQGQPWAQLRLGIFYANGWGVEKDASQAVAWYQKASVQMAEGDWAEGKTVGATGKTGYFNQNSDALIAKFNLAEMYFRGEGVAKDLDKSLSLVEEVIAQSNGKPVFFCCEFSEPRYFNPPQFEALKAKILAQKSALQ
- a CDS encoding COG3904 family protein is translated as MKYKSECSFDMEGDQPLTFYVNGNIATLSGVVCDGSPDAFTNMMDENPNITDLLFKSIDGSADDEANIELAYMVREAKLNSQIRHNGHIASGGTDLFLAGVKRSVEEGAKIGVHSWAGSDGMQGDELPRNHSEHQRYLNYYRAMGIDTEFYWYTLRVAPASGMHYMSMSELRQYGFITH
- a CDS encoding helix-turn-helix domain-containing protein, producing MPIIINLDVMLAKRKMRSNELAARIGITEQNLSVLKNGRAKAVKLSTLESICNHLQCQPGDILEYVAEKED
- a CDS encoding DUF2975 domain-containing protein, which produces MNNLDGIRTLSQRLLICLWVALIINPIFNAFLWFNTAFSDGSGNFVAQFNHDIPLPLTTTSAILGFAVSNITVLIASLMLWQLIQLFRLYRDGMIFTLENVKCFKQTANLLILFVLASIFDGLLMGPALTFQAEEMSFFFDVSDGDLMLLVTAVIIRLIAKVMSEAKGLHEEQALTI
- a CDS encoding DMT family transporter, yielding MSHLPTIALTMLAFAANSILCRLALAEGLIDPASFTLLRLWSGAITLALIMVWKNHWQFGSESVSLRFSLYAGLSLFIYAALFSFAYLELTAGSGALLLFGAVQLSLLLLHWYQEHSFNRFEVLGMAISLAGFVCLMLPSASQPDLLSALMMVGAGIAWAIFTALGKRAPTATIGTTWGFIAAAFIGLLLLPLTEFTTSDFTGVILAVLSGAVTSALGYLLWYHVMSKISLLQAAVSQLSVPAIALALGSLLLNESLTFRDGLISSIILGGIAMVFVKRTYH
- a CDS encoding alpha-L-glutamate ligase-like protein, producing the protein MFLSRLRERYTSPFKLKHKGIMGMNQRNHSYIGRYNDRSKYPLVDDKLKTKIIAEAAGATVPKLIGVISNQADVPKIHEMVKDWPGFVIKPAQGSGGKGILVITSHKDGSYTKPSGSSINKEDVERHISNALAGLFSLGGKNDVAVVENLIKFDNCFDGFSYEGVPDVRIIVFKGYPVMAMMRCSTAASDGKANLHQGAVGVGLDIATGRAIRAVQFDRPISHHPDTGKDLMTLQVPHWEKLLVLASSAWEMTGLGYMGTDMVLDKEEGPMVLELNARPGLAIQIANGAGLLPRLRHIESLGTPARYPTPEERVAYSAKQFATHFD
- a CDS encoding inactive transglutaminase family protein; the protein is MTSKVPLYIFVALLIGVGAALSIFRHQSYGVPWTPGETRQVWDIEARVQFDADGKSVKASLAVPDTQTGFTKISENSSSAGYGVAYANNEQGRRAEWSIRHASGAQTIYYKVQFLVDPQAKVSPIPPNPEISAPTFDGPTEAAVIALTERANKRSADDITFTRELIKQLNDGDSQNAALILNNMSRVEAVDKILAYNKIPSKIAGVVELEDGRRRQTIEPMNQVWDGSNWQLFNPKTADQAISPNILVWDESNISLLDLVGGENSQVHFSMIAQEVSPQQATRDKVEADALLNLSIHSLPLEEQAMFKTIMLIPIGALIVVFLRVIIGLKTSGTFMPVLIAVAFVQTQLLTGIVGFLLIVGTGLVIRSYLSRLNLLLVARISAVIITVIMIISVFTVVAFKIGLTEGLSITFFPMIILSWTIERMSILWEEEGPKEVVMQGGGSLMTSVLVYLAMTNSYVQHLTFNFIGLQLVVLACILLLGTYTGYRLTELRRFKPLVDGE
- a CDS encoding ATP-dependent zinc protease family protein, translating into MFIRLTPLVALTLLSGCTLTNSTQNHQQTLSAIQAVETNLNAQITTLGSQVEQQAEYIQSLEKEIQRLQDKTIDMQTITLAKISAQQQNYVAPVATPTPPTPTHGVVLGAIERVTIDSIKQTFDARVDTGAATSSLNAVDIEEFERNGKKWVRFHLSDENTPSDDNNWIEAPIVKFVKIRQSTNSEVERRAVVELWVKVGKIHEKAQFTLADRSQMSHPVLLGREFIQDIAVVDVSKKYVQSEAE
- the cmoB gene encoding tRNA 5-methoxyuridine(34)/uridine 5-oxyacetic acid(34) synthase CmoB, with translation MFNFANFYQLIAQDTRLQPWLNVLPQQLTDWQNAEHGDFDRWLRALNKIPAGTPDNIDIKESVTISNNEPMHTGELKKLENLLRTFHPWRKGPYHVHGIHIDTEWRSDWKWDRVLPHISPLKNRSVLDVGCGNGYHMWRMLGEGARLTVGIDPSHLFLIQFEAIRKMMGDDQRAHLLPLGIEQLPKLEAFDTVFSMGVLYHRRSPLDHLIQLKDQLVSGGELVLETLVIEGDETSVLVPVDRYAQMRNVYFFPSAKALKVWLEQVGFVDVRIVDENITSTDEQRTTDWMTHNSLPDYLDANDPSKTVEGHPAPRRAVLVATKP
- the cmoA gene encoding carboxy-S-adenosyl-L-methionine synthase CmoA; amino-acid sequence: MNPKSNPDTIFSAPIDKIGDFTFDERVAEVFPDMIQRSVPGYSNIISAIGMLAERFVKPHSNVYDLGCSLGAATLSMRRHIQQEGCKIIAVDNSSAMVERCKLHVNAYRSDTPVDVVEADIRNIEIVDASVVVLNFTLQFLSPADRYTLLEKIYAGLRPGGILILSEKYVFEDAIANELLIDLHHDFKRANGYSELEISQKRSAIENVMRPDSKREHKERFAKIGFSSFDVWFQCFNFGSMFAIK